The genomic region TGCAGAATTTATTAAAGGACTTCAAATAGATTTCGATACGTTTCATGTTGTTTATGCCTTTACTAAGGCATTGGTCTTTGCTTTTATATTGGCTACCATTCCTTCTTTCTACGGATTTTATATGAAAGGGGGAGCACTTGAAGTTGGGAAGGCGAGTACATCGTCTTTCGTGTGGACGAGTGTGGCTATTATTATAGCCAACTATTTACTAACTCAAATGCTATTAGGGTAATGATAAAGGTTGAAAACATACATAAATCTTTTGGTGGGGTTGAAATATTAAAAGGGATTTCTACCAATTTTGAAAAAGGTAAAACCAATTTGATTATTGGGCAGAGTGGATCGGGAAAAACAGTGTTTTTAAAGTGCCTGCTAGGGCTACACCGCCCAGAAGAAGGACAAATTATCTACAACGACAAGAGATACTCCGACCTTGACGAAGACCAAAGAACGGACCTGCGACAAGAAATGGGGATGGTTTTTCAAGGAAGCGCCCTGTTCGATTCTATGACCGTTCAAGAAAATGTGCTGTTCCCACTCCGAATGTTTTCCAAATTCCCTAAAAATGAAATGGGAGATCGTGTGGACGAAGTTTTAAAAAGGGTAAACCTTGTAGATGCCCACCACAAATTACCTTCAGAAATCTCTGGAGGGATGCAAAAAAGGGTAGCCATTGCCAGGGCCATTGTAAACCGACCCAAATACTTGTTCTGTGATGAACCAAACTCTGGACTCGACCCTAAGACGGCCATTATTATAGACCAACTTATACAGGAAATCACCAAAGAATTTGACATCACTACGGTAATTAACACCCATGATATGAATTCTGTGATGGAAATAGGTGAAAAAATTGTGTTCCTAAAAGATGGCTTAAAGGAATGGGAAGGCACCAACAAACAAATATTCAAAACCGAAAACGAAGCCGTAACCAGTTTTGTGTATTCTTCTGACCTGTTTAAAAAAGTACGGGAAATTTATATTAAGGATGCTTAAAACAAAGCTCAAGCACGTTCACGTACAGTCTGCGGTTTTATTAAAATAAGGTAGTCGGTTTGCATGAAGGTAGAGGATCACACTACTTTTTCTTAGTACTCTGTACTTAATACTTTGTACTTTAAACTTTTTAGTTTCACCAAAAATCAATACAACAATTTCAACTCCTTTAAATCGAATTCCTTTAAAATCTCATCTTCCATTAAGATCTGCAAACACCCATTT from Galbibacter sp. BG1 harbors:
- a CDS encoding ABC transporter ATP-binding protein, which encodes MIKVENIHKSFGGVEILKGISTNFEKGKTNLIIGQSGSGKTVFLKCLLGLHRPEEGQIIYNDKRYSDLDEDQRTDLRQEMGMVFQGSALFDSMTVQENVLFPLRMFSKFPKNEMGDRVDEVLKRVNLVDAHHKLPSEISGGMQKRVAIARAIVNRPKYLFCDEPNSGLDPKTAIIIDQLIQEITKEFDITTVINTHDMNSVMEIGEKIVFLKDGLKEWEGTNKQIFKTENEAVTSFVYSSDLFKKVREIYIKDA